The Euphorbia lathyris chromosome 3, ddEupLath1.1, whole genome shotgun sequence genome contains a region encoding:
- the LOC136221779 gene encoding protein NRT1/ PTR FAMILY 2.6-like, which translates to MNTEVEMNRKRKGNWITFPFIIGTMSCLTLANGGYLANLIVYLIVKFNVKSVDASQVVNKVYAGVNFSPIVGAIIADSFLGSFTVVAISSCFALLATLLMTLTSVIDSLRPKPCQIGLSICESPSEFQYAVLYGNLVLGCIGFGISRFVLASMGASQFDKPKDQASYFNWFFFGFYFFAVVAFTGLVYIQDHISWGLGFGICLGACFIALVVFLAGNKFYIHHKPKGSPFTGLAQVVVASIRKMKMKMPSDASATPDQHQLPPQLTNTFRFLNKATIETEGDKRPDGSIAKPWRLCTVQQVEDFKAFIRLFPIWSSSIIVGVEVGLLQGSLTILQSLVMNRRLGHLKIPAVTIVVVGLISSSICLTLIDSLFPWLWRKVMRKLPTPLQRVGIGHLVTALSMAVAALVEKRRLGMNNDKDVMSAVWLFPQLIVIGIGEAFNFPGQAALYYQEFPASLRSTATALTSLVVGIAYYLSTSFIDIIQDNTDWLPDNINHGRLDNVYWTLAALGIVNYGYFLCCAMFFNYKQNDEKAVHEICSDSAN; encoded by the exons atgaATACAGAAGTAGAAAtgaacagaaaaagaaaagggaattGGATCACCTTCCCTTTCATCATAG gaaCAATGTCATGCTTGACTCTAGCAAATGGAGGATATTTGGCAAACTTGATAGTATATCTAATTGTAAAATTCAATGTGAAAAGTGTTGATGCTTCTCAGGTTGTGAATAAGGTTTATGCAGGAGTCAACTTTTCTCCTATTGTTGGAGCCATTATTGCTGATTCTTTCTTGGGCTCTTTCACTGTCGTCGCCATATCTTCTTGCTTCGCTTTGCTG GCGACACTGCTCATGACCTTAACTTCAGTAATTGATTCATTAAGGCCAAAACCATGCCAAATCGGATTAAGCATTTGCGAAAGTCCATCAGAATTTCAGTATGCAGTATTATATGGAAATTTAGTACTGGGTTGTATTGGTTTTGGAATATCTAGATTTGTATTAGCATCAATGGGAGCAAGCCAATTTGATAAACCAAAAGATCAAGCTAGTTATTTCAACTGGTTTTTCTTTGGGTTTTACTTTTTTGCTGTGGTAGCTTTCACAGGCCTTGTGTATATACAAGATCACATTAGTTGGGGACTTGGGTTTGGGATATGTTTGGGAGCTTGTTTTATAGCTCTAGTTGTTTTCCTTGCTGGTAACAAATTTTACATCCATCATAAGCCAAAAGGAAGTCCTTTCACTGGCTTAGCTCAAGTAGTAGTTGCTTCTATtcggaagatgaagatgaagatgccTAGTGATGCTAGTGCTACCCCAGATCAACACCAATTGCCTCCCCAATTAACCAACACTTTCAG ATTCTTGAACAAAGCAACAATTGAAACAGAAGGAGACAAAAGACCAGATGGATCAATTGCAAAACCATGGAGACTATGCACAGTACAACAAGTAGAAGATTTCAAGGCATTTATAAGACTATTCCCAATATGGTCAAGCAGTATAATAGTAGGTGTTGAAGTAGGACTACTCCAAGGCAGCTTAACCATCCTGCAATCTCTAGTCATGAACCGTCGCTTAGGCCATCTCAAAATCCCAGCAGTAACTATTGTAGTAGTGGGACTAATTAGTTCATCTATTTGTCTAACCTTAATTGACTCGCTTTTCCCTTGGTTGTGGAGAAAAGTGATGCGAAAATTGCCAACACCTCTCCAAAGAGTTGGGATTGGACATTTGGTAACAGCATTGAGCATGGCTGTAGCAGCTCTGGTGGAGAAAAGAAGGCTTGGAATGAACAATGATAAGGATGTAATGTCGGCAGTATGGCTATTTCCTCAGTTGATAGTGATTGGAATTGGGGAAGCATTTAATTTTCCAGGACAAGCTGCTTTGTACTACCAAGAATTTCCAGCCTCTTTGCGTAGTACAGCGACTGCTCTCACTTCTTTGGTTGTTGGGATTGCTTACTATTTAAGCACATCTTTCATCGATATCATTCAAGACAATACCGATTGGTTACCGGATAATATTAATCATGGAAGGTTGGATAATGTGTATTGGACATTAGCAGCTCTAGGAATAGTAAACTATGGTTACTTTCTTTGTTGTGCTATGTTCTTTAACTACAAGCAGAATGATGAAAAGGCTGTGCATGAAATTTGTTCGGATTCGGCTAACTGA